In Telopea speciosissima isolate NSW1024214 ecotype Mountain lineage chromosome 10, Tspe_v1, whole genome shotgun sequence, the DNA window ccgaccatgcacagacagcctctatcttggtgttctccaatcgggcagtggtgaccatgttggataactccttcactcacaaagtgatCACGCATttccagaacaccggctttgactcgcttgagtctcagtcattgatgaaccaaagaatgcgatcacattTAGCAGTGACAGGGTTCTCTCAggcacagggtgtcggtgacacatgtctatcccttcctacatttggcagtaatacatgagggaatcgacaaagtagattcttcgccaatgcacacatcaaacatgtgagcactcgcatttgtatcctgacatcacatgtctgggcatacccaatgcgacgaccatataataagggtgcccagcccaaaccctagttgtgactaggggtgtcaatgggtcgggttgggccgggcctgcctaaaccctgaccctgaccttagaggtcttaacctaaaccctgaccctgacccaaccctggcagggccaagaaaccctcaaccctgacccgaccctgccagagttttccctaacccggctcggcccgacccgaccctgatagggtcgggcagggtcgggttggcactgattgaccctgaccctgaccctaatttttgttttcaatccCATCAAATTAATACATGtctatatgaaaaaaaaaaatcatcaaggAAAATTCATTTAACAATATGAGATGCATCAAGTAAAACAGAGGAATTCTCCTATCACAGGCACATTGAGGAAAACAATCAAATGAGACAAAACACTAATGAaatctaaataaataatttcatttgtagaaaagaggaagaagacaataAACATAGGGTTAAAAGTTGTGGGAGAAAGTACTAACCAAGTGGTGAAGAGCTTGAGAAATTGAGCAAGAGAAGAACGTGAGGAACGcagagaggagagggaggttACTGGGGAGAAAATTAGGCGAAGATGTCGATCGGGAGTTGGAGGATGCATCGGTGGCATCGGACTTCGTGATCAATCCCACAACTTTTGTCTTCCAAAGAAAAGTCAATATAAGAAGTATCCTAGCAAGCTCGGGAGAGGAGAGGTGTTtggtctctgtctctctttctcttgctcgCTGCCCGCTACTTCCTCCGTTCGCTGCTGTCGTCTCCTCCCTCGATTTTACGCAACTTTGACTtccttcgagggctttgagtgGGAAGAAACGGAAACCCCAATGTCGGACCTCCACTCCTCCGATCTCAACCGGAGTTTTAGTACCTGGACTCCTGGAGGGATTGATCGTCAAGGGAATCGAAGGTTTGAAGCAGGAAGGAGAAAGGGCAAGGCAATGAGCAGCGTCAATCGAATAAAAACTTGAAAAGTGAAAACCGAACATTGAAAacagatttagggtttagttaTCTTTAGggcttttttgtcttttcctttttaatttttctcaGTTATACTGATATCTATaattacatatatacatatacacagtattatatatttataactaataaagggtcgggccgggccaagccCGAGGTGTTATCCtgaacccgacccgaccctgccagggttagACTAAAActcagccctgacccgcccttcgggctgaaaaatcagggtcgggtctgggTCCGggtcgggctcagggcgggttcgggccagccgggctttattgacacccctagttgtgactaccattttaagtaaaacttagggacacataatgctaaaaaagtttatatcgcatgtgacaatatcaaactaattttgtataaatgttcaatataaaggtgaactgggttgaaccagaccgaaccgggtttgatggacacacacttgtccaacagccATCTGTTGGGTGCGAGATGTGGCGAAGAAGACTGGAGAGGATGGTGGCGGGGCTACAGGGGACTGAGAGAAGGAGGATTTGAGGTGGTGGTGGCGTGGCAGCGGCGGCGAGGGAAAAatagcagaaggagaagaaaaagtaggaggaaagaaaaaggaatgggTTGCTCTACATTTGGTGCTTCAATCTTGAAATTTTGTAAAACCACTTGGTGCttcatttggggaagatgaggggaAATCGAATTGCAGCCTCTGGAACCGTCTCAAACAGCTTGAAATCTACAGATTTGGTGTCGCCTAGGTCTGTTGGAACGATCCAAAACACCACAGCTCTAGAAATCAAGTGGTCTTTGGACTACAGATTTCTCAAATTGAAATCAGCGGTAATCACTTTAGGTCTGCCCCACGTGCAAATGGGTTCAATCGAAGGGGTTTGTCCttatggttttgaaacccttatggttttgaaacctgcaactcatcttccccaattcgattggggaagatgagttgcaggtttttttttctttttttcctttgtaagggtaattttgtccattcacctctttttttttggggttcttcttagacaagggcaattccatcaattcaagtctaatttttaatagtgttagtcatgaactgatggaatgggcttatttgttaccgtttgcaaacctcagggggatatgcagaattttccaaaactggggggtgaaaatatccttacgtcaaacctcaggggtggtatgtgtaaatttccctaaatAAAAACTCCATCAAAAAAGGAGAAGCTCGTAAATAAATCAAAATGACGCTATAATACTAATTGATGAACGGAAGGGTATTGGAAGAGAAGTGATTACAAGTCGAGAaggacatcttcttcttcctctccagtGGTAACAACAACTCCTTCAAGCCTAACGATTGGAGCAACCTGAGCTCCTGTATCTTCGTCTTCACCGGCTGCAACTTTTGTTACCTGttcctctccctcctctttgCTCTCTGCCTCGTTACTCGCCATGATCATTGCAAACAACAACACAGTGGAACTCGGGAAGAGAGATTCTGACTTTTGAGAGAATGAGAGATTGGGAGAGAGAATTGAATGCAAAAGATGGGTTTTAAACCATACAAACCCTATTCTTCCTAATAGCTATAGTTCCTCCGTTCCTCAAAAATCCGCTAACAGTTTCAATCCTACTTCCACCAATCCCTCTGTAACCTATTAAATTGGTATAAATTGAAGACAGAAGTTATAAAACTTGCAGCGTTTTCTATATGAGACAGGTTcagaaatgggaaaaagatggtacctcaaaaaaaaaaattatcataaaaaagagaaagatgatACCTAGTGATGAGCAATCGATGAACATTGAATGAATTGATGGGCAACGAGGTTTGCTTCGTGATGCGGTTACTTATACAAAGCACTCTCGCAGGAAGACCGTGACCGCCATGGATGTGGTTTATGCTCTTAAGAGGCAAGGCAGGATCCTTTATGGGTttggaggttagggttttcaaTATCTGTGCTCGGAAGCAGAGGCTCGGAATCTGAATCTCTGTTAAGTATATCTAGTAGTAGCTTCAGTTCTAAAGGAAGGAAGATTTGTATGAGgatacctacaactcatcttccccaatcgatttgggaagatgagttgcagggttttttttttttttgtttttttggaggggtatttttgtaactttatcttttatttttaacactgttagtcatgaactgacggaatgggcttatatgtaaccgtttgcaaaccttaggggggtacgcagcatttttcaaaactggggggtaaaattatcctttcgtcaaacctcaggggtggtctgtgtaaattacccatcttttaatttcttttaattgaAACACATTTTCTAGAAAAAGAACCGCGAATTTCACGAGGAATAAGCTGAAAAGCATTTTACTCAAGGCAAGTGTTCGTTTTTCCGTCCTCCCCACTCCTCCCGGGCTGGAGTCGTAGTCTAGAGTCTAGACCTTCGTGTCCGTTTTGCAGTTTGGAGGCCAATCTTTGAAATTTGGTTCTGAACTACTCGGGATCGCGAAGCGGTGATTAAGATGCAGGTCAGTGTCTTTGATTTATATTACGATTCATTTGTTCATGTCTCGTTCCTTTAGATTCGATACAGCTCCTTttgtaaattaaaattttcaattcttaCTCGCAAAGAAGATCAAAATctgtttttattgtttggaaTAAAGAAAAACCTAATTTTGGTCCTGCAATTAACAGTTCTATAATTGTGGTCACTAATTGAGGAAgagtttggaaacctttttttcagAGTTATCAATATTTTTGATGTATGTGTTAAGTAAGCTTTATAAGGTGATGCTGGAATCTTTGTAGCTTATGAGGTTGATGTTGTTCAGAAATGGGTAGTGAAGGAAAATTGGCAAATGGCAGgaaaattcattttcctttgAAGGTGTGTACCTGGAGTCCCGTTTCTCTCTTATTGATTATGGTTCAAGACAAAATGAGTTTTaagtaaaaaaattaattcagaTATGAGGCAAGGATGATGAAGGATCAGACTAGACGGGTAAACTCAATCAGAACAATATGGAACAAGGATAGTACCATATTAGAAGTCACTCCCAAAATGATAATGTTGAGGGGGTGCTGGAAATTCCCCTGAGCTGTATTTTCAtttagggagagggatgggtatgctagcggtatactgTAAGATAGCActctatgtgtctatctttctcatcctccctttgaaatgactcccataggtgctagcttacggtataccactagcatacccagccttttccctttcatttattttcattcattgGCATTTCTTTCAAGAAGTTGTTATGTTGGGATCTGGCAGTTTGATTTTCCACTAGCTGAGAGTTTCACTTTCATTAGAACCGTTTTAGGTTTTGTCAGAATACCTTTCATGTATGTGGAATAGCTGGATGGTTGCTCCCAAGATGTTATGATTATTGCAAGAAACTTGTGTTTGTTTCATCATAAGGTTGAAGCATATAGCTCTTTTCTTCGTGTTCAGGAGTGGAAGAGGATTGGGAACGTATGGTTAGTGATTGCTACTGATGATCAAGGGAGGGTGAAAGAGGTTTATTATTGTTCCAAAAGCTAGAAAAAACTTTTGCTTTGATGAATATGCTGCTAATGCATAGAATCCATATTTTGTCATTGCCACAactttgggttttcttcttctagccTGAACCACATGTTATTAGTTCATAGAATCACATTCTATCGGAACAAGTTGGGTGTGAGTTATCTAAATTGAAGGAGATAATCCATCAAACTGATCTACATGGAAGTTTTTGGATGCTTTAGTCAATGGAGAGCTATTGGTTGTGATCCTTTGGTGTTTCTCTATCATCACAATTCTATCATGCAATAACTGTGCTTGATGTTGTGGAACAAATTCTCGTTAGACTCCAAAACTATCTAGTTTATGTCCAGGTGTCCAGAAGGATAATATCTTGTTTGGGGTGGGGGTGTAATAGCTAGAGCTTCAAATTATTAAGGAGGGGGAACTCTCAGGGAAATTAGGCATTGATTTTGATTGAGCCAAAGAATAGCCAAGATTCTCTGCCAGATCCAGTGGCAGTTATTATATTTCATTCAGTACCTTGTAGTCTTTGATTCATGTGAACTTCATCTTAGTGTCAGAAATACAAGGAGGTTTTACTAGAACCTTCTCGGTTTGGTTGATCATCAGTTATTTTTCACATACAGGCATCAAGGGCAAGGCTTTTTAAAGAATACAAGGAGGTGCAGCGAGAAAAAACAGTTGATTCTGATATTCAGCTAGTATGTGATGATTCCAACATATTCAAGTGGACAGCTCTTATCAAGGTATACTCTGTTGTTATAAAGTGAAAATATATGTATTGTATTTTGATGTAGTTAACTTTTGTCTCCTTATTTAGGGACCACCAGAAACTCCTTATGAGGGTGGTGTCTTTCAGCTTGTGTTTGCTGTTCCTGAGCAATACCCTTTGCAACCCCCTCAAGTGCGTTTTTTGACAAAAATATTTCATCCAAATGTTCATTTTAAGGTacatcctttcttttctcttgttttttataAGGCACATGTATGTTAGATAGATCTTAGGCATTGAAAAGGAAGgacactttgataggtgaaaggACATGAAGAGTACAATGTTTCAAAAGCTAGAAAAAACTTTAGATACCATTTTACAAAATTAAACCAATAGTTCTCTGAATCCCTAATAAAGGGACCTTGAAAGCATGGCATTTTTGTTCAATTTGGTTTGAGAATGAAACTGATTAATCTCGTCCAGTTTCTCAAGTATTTCCTATCTGTGATATAGGATCATAAACTATATCTGTTATCTGATGGATATGCCTGTTCCTTTGGCTCTTTCTCTTTTGGATTTACAGCATAATGTCCTTGAAGAGTAGAAGACCAATCAAAGTATTGTAAAGTTAGAATCGGTATATATCTGAAAGTACATTTTCTGTAAAACACCGACATTTCTCAATATTTATATATGTTCTGTTTCCCTCCCtttatttcccttccctttatcaTCAGTAGAGAGGGGTGGGGGGACGGGGGGAGATTTGCACTTGAGTTGAATAATTTGGTTGGTGAATGGAGCTATCTAGTGGAACTGTGGAAATTATCCCTGTTAAGTAAAATTTGCTGTTTTGGTTTAaaattctttctctttttttatctgCAGACTGGAGAGATTTGCCTTGATATCTTAAAGAATGCATGGAGCCCTGCTTGGACACTCCAATCTGTTTGTCGGGCTATAATTGCTTTGATGGCCCATCCAGAACCTGATAGTCCACTCAATTGTGATTCAGGTAACATTTATCTATAACACTTGAATGTTATAGTTGACTGGGAAGAGCCCTTGGCATCAATTTATGCAACTGTACTTGCTTCTAGGCTATAATTTGATGCTGTTGGATCTTCCACTGGCCATTACTAATTATAGCTTGTTGATTTGTTGTCACCTCCCCACCCTTCCTCCCACATTTCCTTTTGGataggtaggccccaaggagagttgaattcatgacctcttaatcGTGAGGTGTTGatctttgccaactgagctacctCCCACCCTTTTAATCTATTTTAATGTTATGAAAGATAGGTCTGAAACAGTTTATCTtggtagaaaaagaaaaaagatattttctccTAGGGAAATTGGTTATTTTGCTGATCATTTCCCGCTTTTCAGAGAAAGAaccaataataaataaatatttaagcAAGTTCATTCAACTGCTCAGTCTCCTTTTGGGCTGTCATATTTGTGCCAGAAAATAGAGATCTTGTATCTTCCTTAATCCCATTGACATAAATCACATAATAGATTGATGTAGGAAGACAGCATTCAGAGAGAACATTGACTGGCACAGTCCAACTTTTTGTGCTGGCACTGACTAATAGTTTCCACTCATTGAGGAAAATCTCTATAACCTTGCTGATTCCCTAATGACAGAGAGTAGTCATGGTTGAATGAACAGAGCTTATGCCTTGTTTGCTTAAAGAAATCCTCCTTGCCACAGTACGGGGGCAAAAAAATGGTGCATGCCTCAGTGAGGTAGTGCTATGCACAGGATAACGAGGCAACAAGACTGTGCCTTATGTGCTTTGCTCCTCTGGCGCACATCTCTCTATGGATCTTGGATGTGATGccgattcatcaccaaaataggcttgtttgagtaggaataagtctagttgggttctatacatgttgggcctttggtcccatgggttttcaatgtagcAGGTCGCTTTTATAGACCTaagtaggggtacataggttgcatatgggattagctctatacttagtctattttcatgttttagcattttaaattgaaccggtccaaagctaGTTTgaatcaaggtactaaaactcgggtctcggtaccaactcggctcttggaaaaatcgaaatgagtcgagatctcgccgagttggtgcattttttttttccaactcgaagcctcaactttgggtcaacccgagatccgagatcttgccgagatatgtcgagttttgtcgagttaggtaaggtatttaagcggtaggtgggttaaaaaaatgggtcgaaaccgagatctgagatctcgccgagatattgcacttttgagactcgcaggtagtctcgtctcggcttttccaaaaaccgagaaactcggcgagatctcgcgagttcttgaactatggtttgaattggttcaatttaagtgacttgagtcacctttttttatttaatgtaaatttccattttttcttttggatccACACTCCCATGATTTAGAAAGGGAAGTGGAGTAGAGCTAGCTGGCTAGGAATTTTCAtactcctaggctgaataggaaaAAGGTCCTTTAGGCCCTATATATGCAATAAAATTCGTGGAGGCTCTAGATCTCACACTTTGATAAAACTTTTGctcttgcaagctgctgcaatttctcttctccttgaagatttgctttgtgtttgatc includes these proteins:
- the LOC122641356 gene encoding protein PEROXIN-4-like isoform X2; the encoded protein is MASRARLFKEYKEVQREKTVDSDIQLVCDDSNIFKWTALIKGPPETPYEGGVFQLVFAVPEQYPLQPPQVRFLTKIFHPNVHFKTGEICLDILKNAWSPAWTLQSVCRAIIALMAHPEPDSPLNCDSGNLLRSGDLRGYESMARMYTRLAAMPKKG
- the LOC122643196 gene encoding ran-binding protein 1 homolog c-like encodes the protein MIMASNEAESKEEGEEQVTKVAAGEDEDTGAQVAPIVRLEGVVVTTGEEEEDVLLDLKAKLYRFDKEGNQWKERGVGTVKLLKHKETGKVKSSMLL
- the LOC122641356 gene encoding protein PEROXIN-4-like isoform X1 — protein: MQASRARLFKEYKEVQREKTVDSDIQLVCDDSNIFKWTALIKGPPETPYEGGVFQLVFAVPEQYPLQPPQVRFLTKIFHPNVHFKTGEICLDILKNAWSPAWTLQSVCRAIIALMAHPEPDSPLNCDSGNLLRSGDLRGYESMARMYTRLAAMPKKG